The Inediibacterium massiliense genome has a segment encoding these proteins:
- a CDS encoding DUF3656 domain-containing U32 family peptidase — MNIELLAPVGSMESMKAAVQNGANAIYLGGKSFSARQYAQNFDEEELKETVKYCHIRGVKVYVTVNTLVSNEELKKLKEYISFLYRIDVDAIIVQDLGVAKFIKDNFSDFELHGSTQMTVHSLEGVKLLEKMGFKRVVLSREMTKDEIKYIRENSNMELEIFIHGALCISYSGQCLMSSMIGGRSGNRGTCAQPCRKPYELVDLESKKVFKSKVGDYLLSPRDLNTLEYINEVLDLGVTSLKIEGRMKRPEYVAIVIKGYREAIDSYMIHKKIHKDQEMMDKVEKIFNRKFTKGYLLGDEGKKLMSFEKPSNRGIKIGKVIGYDHKKHRVKIQLENDISKGDGIQIWAKKGDAPGTMVDVLWKNGEKINFAGPKEIVEVSFKEYVENHTPVYKTSDHELLKWAQETYERKDVQIPISGEFIGKLGEQIELTLWDEDGNFVHEKGQKVEKAIKVATDKDRVENQIKKLGNTPYILKNMNVILDEGVAISAKEMNELRRKGTESLNLLRENHHHRKEINFIDTKLNHSMNQKDFKEEKTRLNVFVNHLEQLKAALDFPIDRIYYKDIDTLEEALHLAQNKNIELFMSFGRIIEDQDLLKIKQKISTIKNIPGVLVSNLGVLNICKELDLYMVSDYSFNVFNNTAIKNLKEMGIKECTLSLELTLKQIKDIVKRSDMPTEVIIHGNIPLMISKFCPISSVLGEGKRNCKICENKKLGLKDPLGVIFPIVKDDHCKIQILNSQKLCMIEHMKDLQKGNISSFRIQFTTEKKEEIKDVLNMYIQGMKGILPKKEFIDQIKKEGFTKGHFFRGVM; from the coding sequence TTGAATATAGAACTATTAGCACCTGTAGGAAGCATGGAATCTATGAAGGCTGCTGTACAAAATGGTGCAAATGCCATTTACTTAGGTGGTAAATCATTTAGCGCTAGACAATATGCACAAAATTTTGATGAAGAAGAGTTAAAAGAAACAGTAAAATATTGTCATATAAGAGGAGTCAAAGTATATGTAACAGTGAATACGTTAGTTTCTAATGAGGAGCTTAAAAAGCTGAAAGAATATATTTCTTTTTTATATCGTATAGATGTAGATGCAATTATTGTACAAGACTTAGGAGTTGCAAAATTCATAAAAGACAATTTTTCAGATTTTGAGCTCCATGGAAGTACCCAAATGACAGTTCATAGCCTTGAAGGTGTAAAACTTCTTGAAAAGATGGGATTTAAAAGAGTTGTTTTATCAAGGGAAATGACAAAAGATGAAATAAAATATATTAGAGAAAATTCAAATATGGAGCTTGAAATTTTTATTCATGGAGCACTATGTATTTCCTATTCTGGACAATGCTTAATGAGTAGTATGATTGGAGGTAGAAGTGGAAATAGAGGTACATGTGCCCAACCTTGTAGAAAACCATATGAGCTTGTAGATTTGGAAAGTAAAAAAGTATTTAAAAGTAAAGTTGGAGATTATTTACTGAGTCCAAGAGATTTAAATACTTTGGAATATATAAATGAAGTCTTAGATTTAGGAGTGACATCTTTAAAAATAGAAGGAAGAATGAAAAGGCCTGAATATGTGGCCATTGTAATCAAAGGATATAGAGAAGCTATTGATTCTTATATGATTCATAAAAAAATTCATAAAGATCAAGAGATGATGGACAAAGTAGAAAAGATATTTAATAGGAAATTTACAAAGGGATATTTATTAGGAGATGAAGGAAAAAAATTAATGAGTTTTGAAAAGCCAAGCAATAGGGGAATAAAAATAGGAAAAGTCATAGGATATGATCATAAAAAACATAGAGTTAAAATTCAATTAGAGAATGACATATCAAAGGGCGATGGTATTCAAATATGGGCAAAAAAAGGAGATGCCCCAGGAACTATGGTAGATGTTTTATGGAAAAATGGAGAAAAAATAAATTTTGCAGGACCTAAAGAAATCGTAGAGGTATCCTTCAAAGAGTATGTAGAAAATCATACACCTGTATATAAAACATCAGATCATGAATTGTTAAAATGGGCACAAGAGACTTATGAAAGAAAAGATGTACAAATTCCTATCTCAGGAGAGTTTATTGGAAAGCTTGGAGAGCAAATAGAATTAACCCTTTGGGATGAAGATGGAAATTTTGTTCATGAAAAGGGGCAAAAAGTAGAGAAAGCTATAAAGGTTGCTACGGATAAAGATAGAGTAGAAAATCAGATCAAAAAACTTGGAAATACTCCGTATATATTAAAAAATATGAATGTAATATTAGATGAAGGTGTGGCTATTTCTGCTAAAGAAATGAATGAACTGAGAAGAAAAGGAACAGAATCTTTAAATTTATTGAGGGAAAATCATCATCATAGAAAAGAAATAAATTTCATAGATACAAAATTGAATCATTCTATGAATCAAAAAGATTTCAAAGAAGAAAAAACAAGATTAAATGTGTTTGTAAATCATTTAGAACAATTAAAGGCTGCATTAGATTTTCCTATAGATAGAATTTATTATAAAGATATAGATACTTTAGAAGAAGCACTACATTTAGCCCAAAATAAAAATATAGAGCTATTTATGTCTTTTGGAAGAATTATAGAAGACCAAGACCTTCTTAAGATTAAACAAAAAATATCTACAATAAAAAATATTCCTGGTGTACTTGTTTCTAATTTAGGGGTTTTAAATATATGTAAAGAACTTGATTTATATATGGTTTCTGATTATTCTTTCAATGTATTTAATAATACAGCTATAAAAAATTTAAAAGAAATGGGAATTAAAGAATGTACTCTATCTTTAGAGCTTACATTAAAACAAATTAAAGATATAGTAAAAAGATCAGACATGCCTACAGAGGTAATCATTCATGGAAATATTCCATTGATGATTAGTAAATTTTGTCCTATTTCTAGTGTTTTAGGAGAAGGGAAAAGAAATTGTAAAATATGTGAAAATAAAAAGCTTGGATTAAAAGATCCTCTAGGAGTCATTTTTCCTATAGTAAAAGATGATCATTGTAAAATACAGATTTTAAATAGTCAAAAGCTTTGTATGATAGAGCATATGAAAGATTTACAAAAAGGAAATATATCTTCTTTTAGAATACAGTTTACTACAGAGAAAAAAGAAGAGATAAAAGATGTTTTAAATATGTATATACAAGGAATGAAAGGAATTTTACCTAAAAAAGAGTTTATAGATCAAATCAAAAAAGAAGGATTTACAAAAGGACATTTCTTCAGAGGTGTTATGTAA
- a CDS encoding endonuclease MutS2 — translation MNERTLRVLEFEKIKNMLLNHTESSLGRELAKDMNPSTKYEEVVEYQRQTHEATSLILQRGSISLGGVHDLSYYIKRAEIGSFLEPSQLLEVSDTLRAARRIKSFMKEANEGEDKFPILRGYTGNLFTFRSIEDRINECIVGENEISDHASPTLRSIRRSIENKNTAIRSKLNGIISSSQNQKFLQDAIITIRQDRYVVPVKQEYRGNMKGLVHDQSSSGATLFIEPMAIVELNNELKELKLKEKAEIERILKELTDMVGEKSEEIKSNQTILAILDFIFAKGKLAVSMNAIEPNMNQKGFAKIKNGRHPLLNKNHVVPTNIWIGEDFHTLVITGPNTGGKTVTLKTVGLLTIMAQCGLHVPADYGTELSVFDQIFADIGDEQSIEQSLSTFSSHMTNIVEILKDTKDNSLILLDELGAGTDPTEGAALAISILEHLAYNGARVIATTHYTELKEYALTTKKVENASVEFNVETLSPTYRLLIGVPGKSNAFEISKRLGLDEKIIERSRGLISKEDIEFEDLLTTIEKDRRMAEEERDEAVKLKLIIEKQKKEYEQKNERLMEQREKIIREAKEEARKLLREAKEEADEIIKSLQQLKNEEDKMRNKKIEENRKKLREKINDMQEGLSLGVINTKPPKNLKAGDNVFLLNLNQKGTVIEKPDDRGDVLVQVGIMKVNVNIKNLRIDQEEEQKYSKTGAGQIMKQKTQSVQSSIDLRGQTLEEAYMDTDKYLDDAYIAGLSEVTIIHGKGTGVLREGIKKMLRGHKHVRSFRDGAYGEGGTGVTIVELK, via the coding sequence TTGAACGAAAGAACCTTAAGAGTTTTGGAGTTTGAAAAAATAAAAAATATGTTGTTGAATCATACGGAGTCAAGCTTAGGAAGGGAATTGGCAAAAGATATGAATCCTTCTACAAAGTATGAGGAAGTAGTAGAGTATCAAAGACAAACTCATGAAGCAACAAGTCTTATATTACAAAGAGGAAGTATTTCACTAGGAGGGGTTCATGATTTATCTTATTATATAAAAAGAGCAGAAATTGGGTCTTTTTTAGAACCATCTCAGCTTTTAGAAGTAAGTGACACTCTAAGAGCTGCAAGAAGAATCAAAAGCTTTATGAAAGAAGCCAATGAAGGAGAAGATAAATTTCCTATTTTGAGAGGATATACAGGAAATTTATTTACATTTAGAAGTATTGAAGATAGGATTAATGAATGTATTGTTGGAGAAAATGAGATCTCTGATCATGCAAGTCCTACCTTAAGAAGCATAAGAAGAAGTATAGAAAATAAAAATACGGCCATTAGGAGTAAATTAAATGGGATTATATCATCTAGTCAAAATCAAAAATTTCTACAAGATGCAATTATTACGATTAGACAGGATCGATATGTAGTTCCAGTCAAACAAGAATATAGAGGAAATATGAAAGGCCTTGTACATGATCAGTCTTCTAGTGGTGCTACTCTTTTTATAGAGCCTATGGCTATTGTTGAATTAAACAATGAGCTAAAAGAGTTAAAATTAAAAGAAAAAGCAGAAATTGAACGTATTTTAAAAGAACTTACAGATATGGTAGGAGAAAAGTCAGAAGAAATAAAATCCAATCAAACTATTTTAGCTATTTTAGATTTTATATTTGCAAAAGGAAAGCTTGCTGTATCTATGAATGCTATAGAGCCTAATATGAATCAAAAAGGATTTGCAAAAATTAAAAATGGAAGACATCCTTTATTAAATAAAAATCATGTAGTGCCTACAAATATATGGATTGGAGAAGATTTTCATACATTGGTGATTACAGGACCTAATACAGGAGGAAAAACTGTCACATTAAAAACAGTAGGACTTCTTACAATAATGGCTCAATGTGGACTTCATGTACCAGCTGATTATGGAACAGAGTTGTCTGTATTTGATCAAATATTTGCAGATATTGGTGATGAACAAAGCATTGAACAAAGCTTAAGTACCTTTTCTTCTCATATGACAAATATTGTTGAAATATTAAAGGATACAAAAGACAACTCACTTATTTTACTAGATGAATTAGGAGCAGGAACAGATCCTACAGAAGGAGCAGCTCTAGCTATTTCTATATTAGAACACCTAGCTTATAATGGGGCAAGAGTCATTGCCACTACCCATTATACAGAGCTTAAAGAGTATGCACTGACTACAAAAAAAGTAGAAAATGCTTCTGTAGAATTTAATGTAGAAACCCTAAGTCCTACTTATAGGCTTTTAATAGGAGTTCCAGGGAAATCTAATGCCTTTGAAATTTCTAAAAGATTAGGCTTAGATGAAAAAATCATCGAAAGATCAAGAGGACTTATTTCAAAGGAAGACATTGAATTTGAAGATCTTTTAACGACCATAGAAAAAGATAGACGTATGGCAGAAGAAGAAAGAGATGAAGCAGTAAAATTAAAATTAATTATAGAAAAGCAAAAAAAGGAATATGAACAAAAGAATGAAAGACTTATGGAGCAAAGGGAAAAAATCATAAGAGAAGCAAAAGAAGAAGCAAGGAAGCTTTTAAGAGAAGCAAAAGAAGAAGCAGATGAGATTATTAAGTCTTTGCAACAACTAAAAAATGAAGAAGATAAAATGAGAAATAAAAAAATAGAAGAAAATAGAAAAAAATTAAGAGAAAAAATAAATGATATGCAAGAGGGACTAAGTTTAGGTGTGATCAATACTAAGCCTCCTAAAAACTTAAAGGCTGGAGACAATGTATTTTTATTAAATTTAAATCAAAAGGGAACGGTAATTGAAAAACCTGATGATCGAGGAGACGTATTGGTGCAGGTTGGGATTATGAAGGTCAATGTAAATATTAAAAATTTGAGAATAGATCAAGAAGAAGAACAAAAGTATTCAAAAACTGGAGCAGGACAAATTATGAAACAAAAGACACAAAGTGTACAAAGCTCTATTGATTTAAGAGGACAGACTTTAGAAGAAGCTTATATGGATACGGACAAGTATTTAGATGATGCATATATTGCGGGACTTTCTGAGGTAACCATTATACATGGAAAGGGTACAGGAGTTTTAAGAGAAGGAATTAAAAAAATGTTAAGAGGTCATAAGCATGTAAGAAGTTTTAGAGATGGAGCTTATGGAGAAGGTGGAACAGGAGTTACCATTGTAGAGCTTAAATAG
- a CDS encoding DUF523 domain-containing protein, which translates to MILISACLAGVNCKYNGRSNENKKILEWIKEKKAILVCPEQLGGLSTPRIPCEILGGDGEDVLSKKAKVINKDGEDRTNEFLKGAEETLKIAKLYGIKEAILKQRSPSCGCGMIYDGTFSGTKKTGDGVTAALLKKQGMVIWNEENYPWK; encoded by the coding sequence ATGATACTTATTAGTGCTTGTCTAGCGGGAGTAAATTGTAAATACAATGGACGAAGCAATGAAAATAAAAAAATTTTAGAATGGATCAAAGAGAAAAAAGCTATTTTAGTATGTCCAGAACAATTAGGAGGATTATCTACTCCAAGAATTCCTTGTGAAATTTTAGGAGGGGATGGAGAGGATGTACTATCTAAAAAAGCTAAAGTCATCAATAAAGATGGAGAAGATCGAACAAATGAATTTTTAAAAGGGGCAGAGGAAACTTTAAAAATTGCCAAATTATATGGCATAAAGGAAGCTATTTTAAAACAAAGAAGTCCATCCTGTGGTTGTGGAATGATTTATGATGGGACATTTTCAGGAACGAAGAAGACAGGAGATGGAGTGACAGCTGCTTTGTTAAAAAAACAAGGAATGGTCATATGGAATGAAGAAAATTACCCATGGAAATAA
- a CDS encoding rhomboid family intramembrane serine protease produces MIRWIGLWIKYLIEKEEFFIYPHKQYKNIYDMILHKQFWFSHFFIHFLENDFLYHSIDIQKSILYNQYKEIKIKHGFQKLFFYKIIFLEEETTSSLEELSTYLQQEKIPIHMIGIYMNSFKIVSIFSNFKDSQNVLPFFHKYIHFVYTDDTKEFNILEIENNTRKEKGYIFKENPFYLYKWIIGINIIYFIYMSLHGGTQNIYNLIEFGAQYNPLIAAGQYYRLFTNMFIHIGIVHLIFNNYALYSLGKDVESIYGSFKFLILYVFSGLIGSLLSFVFSVSVSAGASGAIFGLMGAYIYFGIHRPFVFSSRYGMNLITMLILNIVFGLSNPTINNFAHLGGFIGGLLTSFSIGLKEENIFKKENIKFQFIIIFIMIILFKTGILVQKISNF; encoded by the coding sequence ATGATAAGATGGATTGGTTTATGGATCAAATACCTTATTGAAAAAGAAGAATTCTTTATTTATCCACATAAACAATATAAAAATATTTATGATATGATTTTACATAAACAATTTTGGTTTTCTCACTTTTTTATTCATTTCCTAGAAAATGATTTTTTATACCATTCTATAGATATTCAAAAGAGTATTTTATATAATCAATACAAAGAAATCAAAATAAAACATGGCTTCCAAAAGTTATTTTTTTACAAAATTATATTTTTAGAAGAAGAAACAACTTCTTCATTAGAAGAGCTTTCTACTTATTTACAGCAAGAAAAAATACCTATTCACATGATAGGTATTTATATGAATTCTTTTAAAATCGTTTCTATATTTTCTAATTTTAAAGATTCTCAAAATGTTTTACCTTTTTTTCATAAATATATACACTTTGTCTATACAGATGATACAAAAGAATTCAATATATTAGAAATAGAAAATAACACTAGAAAAGAAAAGGGCTATATATTTAAAGAAAATCCTTTTTATTTGTACAAATGGATTATTGGAATCAATATTATATACTTTATTTATATGTCTTTACATGGAGGCACTCAAAATATATACAACTTAATTGAGTTTGGAGCACAATACAATCCACTCATTGCAGCTGGGCAGTATTATAGACTATTTACAAATATGTTCATTCACATTGGAATTGTCCATCTTATTTTCAATAATTATGCTCTTTATTCTTTAGGAAAAGATGTGGAATCTATTTATGGATCTTTTAAATTTTTGATCCTATATGTTTTTTCTGGTTTGATAGGATCTCTTTTAAGTTTTGTCTTTAGTGTTTCTGTATCTGCGGGTGCATCTGGTGCCATCTTTGGTCTTATGGGCGCTTATATTTATTTTGGAATACATCGCCCCTTTGTTTTTTCATCAAGATATGGGATGAATTTAATAACTATGCTCATTCTCAATATTGTATTTGGACTTTCCAATCCAACCATAAATAATTTTGCTCATCTAGGTGGATTCATTGGAGGACTTTTAACTAGTTTTTCTATTGGACTAAAAGAAGAAAATATATTCAAAAAAGAAAATATAAAATTTCAGTTCATAATAATCTTTATAATGATTATTTTATTCAAGACAGGTATATTGGTTCAAAAAATTTCTAATTTTTAA
- the argS gene encoding arginine--tRNA ligase, giving the protein MIDFKKEIGDILSGKIQELSAAEILEMVEIPPNSQMGDYAFPCFKLAKLFRKSPNMIAQEIASSIGENKLFEKVENTAAYVNFFVDKSIFAKNVIQEVFSQKDCFGSSELGRGKKVIVEFSSPNIAKPFHIGHIRSTVIGNAIYKLYEFLGYETITINHLGDYGTQFGKLIVAFKKWGDEKEVEKDPIPTLLKLYIQFHEEAENDPSLEDEGRLWFKKLEDGDEEAKSLWQWFREVSLKEFGRVYDMLGISFDSYAGESFYSDKMPRILNQMEEKKLLKESKGADIVDLSEYNMPPALIRKSDGSTLYITRDITAAIYRKEHYNFDKNIYVVASQQNLHFQQWIKVVELMGYTWANDCVHVPFGLVSLEEGTMSTRKGRVVFLEDVLQKAVEKTTEIIKEKNANLEDIHEVAKAVGIGAVIFQELSNNRIKDYTFSWERTLNFDGETGPYVQYTHARACSVLRKAQMEIDENIDYTLLSNDEAMDLMRDLQKFPETVEEAARKYEPSIVTRYIVDVAQSFNRFYHNCPIIVEDEDLKKARLLLVYAAKQTIKNGLNLLGMKAPEKM; this is encoded by the coding sequence ATGATTGATTTTAAAAAAGAAATTGGAGACATTTTAAGTGGAAAAATTCAAGAATTAAGTGCAGCTGAAATTTTAGAAATGGTTGAAATACCTCCTAATTCTCAAATGGGAGATTATGCTTTTCCTTGCTTTAAACTAGCAAAATTATTTAGAAAATCACCAAATATGATTGCTCAAGAGATTGCTTCTTCTATAGGAGAAAACAAATTATTTGAGAAAGTAGAAAATACTGCAGCTTATGTAAATTTCTTTGTAGATAAAAGTATTTTTGCAAAAAATGTAATTCAGGAAGTATTCTCACAAAAAGATTGTTTTGGATCCTCAGAGCTAGGAAGAGGGAAAAAAGTAATTGTGGAATTTTCTTCTCCTAATATAGCAAAGCCTTTTCATATAGGACATATTAGAAGTACAGTAATTGGAAATGCTATCTATAAGCTATATGAATTTTTAGGATACGAGACTATTACCATTAATCATCTTGGAGATTATGGGACTCAATTTGGAAAATTAATTGTAGCCTTTAAAAAATGGGGAGATGAAAAGGAAGTAGAGAAAGATCCTATTCCTACATTACTAAAACTTTATATTCAATTTCATGAAGAAGCAGAAAATGATCCGTCTTTAGAGGATGAAGGAAGACTATGGTTTAAAAAGTTAGAAGATGGAGATGAAGAAGCAAAATCCTTATGGCAATGGTTTAGAGAAGTGAGTTTAAAAGAATTTGGAAGAGTTTATGATATGCTTGGCATTTCTTTTGATTCTTATGCAGGAGAAAGCTTTTATTCAGATAAAATGCCAAGAATTTTAAATCAAATGGAAGAAAAAAAACTTTTGAAAGAATCTAAGGGAGCAGATATAGTAGATTTAAGTGAGTATAATATGCCTCCTGCACTTATTAGAAAAAGTGATGGATCTACTTTATATATTACTCGTGATATTACTGCTGCTATTTATAGAAAAGAACATTATAATTTTGATAAAAATATATATGTAGTAGCATCTCAACAAAATCTACACTTCCAGCAATGGATTAAAGTAGTAGAACTGATGGGATATACTTGGGCAAATGATTGTGTACATGTTCCTTTTGGACTTGTAAGCTTAGAAGAAGGAACTATGTCTACTAGAAAGGGAAGAGTAGTATTTTTAGAAGATGTGCTTCAAAAAGCTGTAGAGAAAACAACAGAGATTATAAAAGAAAAGAATGCGAATCTTGAAGATATTCATGAAGTTGCAAAGGCTGTTGGAATTGGAGCGGTCATTTTCCAAGAACTTTCTAATAATAGAATTAAAGATTATACTTTCTCATGGGAACGTACTCTAAATTTTGATGGAGAAACAGGTCCTTATGTACAATATACTCATGCTAGAGCATGTAGTGTACTTAGAAAAGCACAAATGGAGATAGATGAAAATATAGATTATACTTTATTAAGTAATGATGAAGCTATGGACTTAATGAGAGATCTTCAAAAATTCCCAGAAACAGTAGAAGAAGCAGCAAGAAAATATGAACCATCTATTGTGACAAGATATATTGTAGACGTGGCTCAATCATTTAATAGATTTTATCACAACTGTCCTATTATTGTAGAAGATGAAGATTTAAAAAAAGCAAGATTATTACTTGTTTATGCAGCAAAACAAACAATTAAAAATGGACTAAACTTATTGGGAATGAAAGCACCTGAAAAGATGTAA
- a CDS encoding radical SAM protein: protein MRYEGSVYRPPSEAYSLIIQASIGCSHNECTFCSMYKDKQFRMRKIEEIEEDLQMARDYYKEVRRIFLADGNALALKTEYLIRILLKIKELFPECERVGIYSAPKDILRKDIEELKELKKLGLGIAYLGVESGSDEILTNIKKGVTSEELILAGQKMVQSGINLSVTLISGIGGQKNWLEHAKESARVINAINPRYLGLLTLLLQRGTQMYDQVQSGEFKLLTPKEVLLETKELLENLDVKNCTFRSNHASNYVALGGDLPKDQNRLINEIDYALKDEYHLKDEMYRRL, encoded by the coding sequence ATGAGATATGAGGGAAGTGTATATAGGCCACCTAGTGAGGCTTATAGTCTAATTATTCAAGCTTCTATTGGTTGTTCTCATAATGAGTGTACCTTTTGTAGCATGTATAAGGATAAACAATTTAGAATGAGAAAAATAGAAGAAATAGAAGAAGATTTACAAATGGCAAGAGATTATTATAAAGAGGTAAGACGTATATTTTTGGCAGATGGAAATGCTCTGGCTTTAAAAACAGAATATCTGATAAGAATTTTATTAAAAATAAAAGAATTATTTCCAGAATGTGAGAGGGTAGGGATATATAGTGCTCCAAAAGATATTTTAAGAAAAGATATAGAAGAATTAAAGGAACTTAAAAAGCTAGGATTAGGAATTGCATATCTTGGAGTAGAATCTGGAAGTGATGAAATATTAACAAACATTAAAAAAGGTGTCACATCAGAGGAATTAATTTTGGCAGGACAAAAAATGGTTCAATCTGGAATAAATCTTTCAGTGACACTCATATCTGGTATTGGAGGGCAAAAAAATTGGTTAGAGCATGCTAAAGAGTCTGCAAGAGTAATTAATGCCATAAACCCTCGTTACTTAGGACTTCTTACATTACTATTACAACGGGGAACACAAATGTATGATCAAGTACAAAGTGGGGAGTTTAAACTTTTAACTCCTAAAGAAGTACTTCTTGAAACAAAAGAATTACTTGAAAATTTAGATGTGAAAAATTGTACCTTTAGAAGCAATCATGCATCTAATTATGTTGCTTTAGGAGGAGACCTGCCGAAGGATCAAAATCGTTTAATCAATGAAATTGATTATGCATTAAAAGATGAGTATCATTTAAAAGATGAGATGTATAGAAGACTTTAG
- a CDS encoding amidase domain-containing protein: MKQIYEYNRESAVEYAVYWALQRNPKYADFDKMGGDCTNFASQVLYAGGCPMYYNYYGWYYRNLKDRAPAWTSVKYFHKFITNNKGIGPIGEEVGLKDIELGDIVQINFQEDDGFDHTPVVVKILPGEKTVDKILIAAHTIDRLYYPLSHYNFNKLRFLHIKGYIR, translated from the coding sequence ATGAAACAAATTTATGAATATAATCGTGAGAGTGCAGTGGAATATGCCGTATATTGGGCTCTTCAAAGGAATCCTAAGTATGCTGATTTTGATAAAATGGGTGGAGATTGTACAAATTTTGCATCACAAGTATTATATGCAGGAGGTTGTCCTATGTATTATAACTATTATGGATGGTATTATAGAAATTTAAAGGATAGAGCGCCTGCTTGGACAAGTGTGAAATATTTTCATAAATTCATTACAAATAATAAAGGGATAGGGCCTATTGGAGAAGAGGTAGGTTTAAAAGATATTGAGTTAGGAGATATAGTACAAATTAATTTTCAAGAGGATGATGGTTTTGATCATACACCAGTAGTGGTTAAAATATTACCAGGAGAAAAAACTGTTGACAAAATTTTAATCGCGGCTCATACTATTGACCGGCTATATTATCCACTAAGTCATTACAACTTTAATAAACTAAGGTTTCTTCATATAAAAGGGTATATTAGATAA